ACTCCGGCTTCGGCAGCGTTGCGCCGCGTGGCTCCGTCGCTCTTACCTATCTTAGGTCCCGGAGGGGCTTCTTCCTTGACCTCTTTGTCATTCTTCCTATACCTCAGGTCAGAATTTCTTCACTTTTCTTAGCTTCTCCCTAATCCTTataattttatgaaataaaaaaattattacaacaTTTTCCTAAACAACAAAGCAAAATATTATAATCCTCTAACACAAAAGCAACTGAACAAACACTAGGAAGCGAATCAAACACCTGAAGTCTAAGACTCAGATTAAATCCATGCTTAGCCAATGCATCTACCACTGAATTAGCCTCTCGAAACACAAGACTCCGAATAACATACATCAGCCATTAGAGCTAGAGGAAGTGAAGCTTTTATTGAGAACTTAAATTAAGTGCGGATGTTTCAATAAAAACTATTAATGTTAATTTAAATTGAGTTTACTAAGTGTGTTCTACACTCTAAAATTAAATTGGAATTCACTATTTTACCATATTAGGATTAAACTAAAAAAATGTTTGAAAGGAAAAATGAGAAGATATAATTGTAAATATATGTAAAACTAGTTTGctttttattgttaattttaataaatttattttctcatttttaatTTAACTGTTTTAATCAGTCTTTTGCTCAAAATTTTGAgtgcaaaggaaaaaaaaaaacagaaacaaggAGCAAGAACAACTCATAACCAACAGCCTATCAGaagctaaaataaaaaaacacaatatGCTGGGGGGTCTCCCATGCCAAGTGATGTCTATGCTATTGAGATTGAGAgagcataaataaaaatagaaaattaaaattaaatgcaTTATTTGATAATTTTATAAATCTCCATTGGAGTGAGTTTGTGAGCATATATCATAATTTTAAGGATTTTAATTCATTTacatcatattttttattttatcacattttccttcatttttttattattttatcacatcacattatactttcatttttctctcttcttttttcatCTAGAAAAGAATGAGATTGAAGTATGAAAAGAGACTGTGTAAATGACAAATGAAAAGTTTGTATTAAATAACTCATCgttcaatcacattgaagataagtgagttaaaatttctatatcatatttattaatttatttatacaaAATTCTATTGATCTATTGAGTTATGAGTTAGTAACCTATATGAATCATTTAGACACAGTATGAAAATATTTATTCTAATTTTAACACATAAATGAAATGAAAGGTGACAGACAAGCTCACCAGTCTTTTCATTGAAGATAACGTTTGTATTATTATCTGTATTATTCTCGTCATCAATTATGAACTTTGTCACGTTATGCGTGGCATATTTGGTGAAAGTTTTTGGTAGGAAATCTCTTTATGGATCAACACCCAAACTACTTTTTTATTTCGTTGCATAGGTTTGTATGCAGACATTAGTGGTTTGCCAGAATTATATGCATTCTGGGATTCTGCATGAGCTTATCCGGTCTATGGTTATTGGAGATAATTGAATCCTCTGTAAGGAAATTACTTTATCATGCATGACTCAACCTTCATATTGGTATTAATTATTAAGtgtatattaaaatatttaattgcaTTTAAGAAGATTATATTCCCATTTTATATAATCAatgaaatttgaattttgaaatcaCAGGAAAATTTTTCACAGAAGCTTGATATCAACTCTATTTTCTGAACCACTTTTTCAAATCAAAGATACTAGAGTATCCCCTAGCTAGAAAGTGCGTTTGATCAACTCAGCTCAGCATAAGCACGTTTTCCTACTGAACAGCCCCAAAAAGAATTGCAGATGTGACTTGTCTTGTTCATTTATATACTTTTGTTGGATTATATCGAAGGAAAATTTAAAGAGAAATTCTTGTTATTAGAAGATAGGTCACGGCACTTGTATGGTAGAGCTAGGCGTATGTATGTAACATGGTTTGCTGaaacaaaaaacaaagaacATCGAAAATGTGAGATAACAACAGCATATGATACAGCATCGAACCTACAGGGGTGGGAGCCACAAAGTTAGATGCATCCAATTGGGTACTTTGTCTGATTGGAAATTATTATAGCACAGCATGGTCCCCTAAAATACCAGTACAAAAACTGCATGTTCTCATTTAGAGCAATTCATTCGTGGTTATAATATTACAACACATTGATACTGAACATGGTACGAAATACGAATATACATCtgaattttgttttttactgaattttttatttcaattttaagcTGTATTATAAGCATATGGACATTATATTGAATGTATTCGTCTTGTTGTTGCCTGCAGATGGTTGAACTTTTTGTTTAGTGCTACTCTTATACTGTGAAAAAAAAACTGAGTTTGAAAAAGacttcaatatattttagtcctttttattgaaataggtaccttaaaataaaatcagtgCATAAGTGATGTTATTTTGTTTATATGCCATGATTTTTTCTCGGTCATCATTAGTTCATGTGGTGACCCCAATTGAGGGGTGACCAGTCCACGTAGACTTTTAGCATCAGTTTTGCCaatatatcatatttttttccTGGTCATCAATCCACATGGTAAGTCTAGTTAGCTGAGTGTATTATTCCATGAGGGAAGAAGGAGACTTGACGGTGGGTGGGAGGAGGTGTGTGGTTATGGCGGAAGAAGGGAGGAAAAAGAACCTAGAAAAGGGGAAGATGAGAAACCGATCgaaagtaattaaaaaaattcagagggactaaaattgaagTAAAAAGTTCATGTGATCATCCCTCAGTTAACTAGGCTTACCACTAGTGACTGAGAAAATTCATAACATATAGCGACCAATTTTAATTCTTCTTTAAATGTTAAATGTCGGGCACTTGgtgcatataaaaaaaaattgaaagttcATCCAACTAAATTATGGTATACTTACATTAAcattcttatattttttcaGATTGTGCTTTGGGTGGTAATCCCTTCTTTGTTAGAGAAAGGATCAACTACAGAGGTGATGACAGTGTTGTTAATCATGTTTCTTTTCCAATTCCTTCCCAAAATTTATCATTCTGTATCTCATCTTCGACGCACACAAAACCTCTCTGGCTTCATCTTTGGAACCGTTTGGTGGGGAATCGCCCTTAACATGATCGCCTATTTTGTCGCTTCCCATGTAAGTTACTCATGCCTTTCTTTGCATGACATATATATCATGTATTATAATTATATGATCACAATTAAATATTGTTACTTCATATAAGATCCTATACACATGACACACACGTGTTTatgaatatatattaatattatgctcgcgcgtgtgtgtgtgtgacagTGTGAGACTGTGAGCAAACTAGCTAGCCAAGAATAATGCCTTTAAAAAATTAACCAACATTAGTTTAGCTAAATATTTAGTATTCAAAAAGACAAAAACCTTGTCAGCAAGTGCCTAGGATTTATATTCCAGAAAGAGGGATATTTTGGATGCTATGCAACTTTATAGCCTAAAGTTTGTTAGTTGCTTTTATAAAGGGGTAGTTGTCGAGAAGATCCTCAGCAAATGGAACCAAAAGATTTATACGATGGGGCACAAATAAAAACGCACTCACCTTAGGATGTGATGCATGTTGATGTGGTTGAAAGGAAAAAGTATTTTTGTTCTCTTTTTTGATTTTATAATCATGAGATCAACAATAACAATACGATTGTGTTATTTTCACACACGTGTTACAATTTCATCATGAAGATAAATCTCACTTTTTTAATTCACTAAAAAAAACTCGTTTTAACACTTGATAAGACGGTTTTGTTATCATCAGTCAGATAGATCATAGATATATACTCTAATCAGATAGATACTTTGTGGGAGGAAAATGCGTCTGTGGAATTTTGTGAAGTTAAGTTCGTCTTCCACGAGTGGAATGCGAGTTTTTCAAGAGCCTCCTTCGAGAATGTCTTTTGTGTTGTTTCCAGATTATGCTGACATGGTGACTCTTAGGAGCTGAtcatcttttgttttcttttttcttttgtaccaaaaaaaattcgaATAGATCTTATAAggataaatttgtaaaaaaatcaaataaccaTCCCACATAATGTAAAAGTAATAATTGAAAAAACTTTTTGAAATGGTTGTCAAGGTTTGTGCTCCTTGAAATTGCATTCAAAACCATTTTGAAGAGTTTTTATTTCTTCTCATTAATCATACATCTAGACCATTTCAgtaaatttttcaatttttcataatGTAGTACTGTTATTTGAATTTTTAtgcaatttttttcttatttaattcgGCATATACGACCGACGCTAACAATATGACAATATATAGTGTTAGCTGTCTTATCAAGTGCGTAGCATCGGCTAAATCGATGCTAAAGCTTAGCGTCGACCACGAGGCCAACATTGGCCGTTAGCTTCGAGCATTTAAAAGACATTCACAACGGAGACGCTAATCCTACACTAAATCGTCTATAGTGCTTTTTGCTTGTTATAATTAGCACCAGCACCATTTAGCGTTTTTTCTTTAAGTTATTTGTTTCAACTTCCAAACCAATTGTTGAAAATTGAATTATTTCATTAGCTAGTAGTAtcatttattttgttaattaattgttTCAATTAatgctggtttttttttttttcaggcaGCTGGGGCTTGTTGGTACTTGCTGGGGATGCAAAGGGCAGCAAAGTGTCTGAAAGAGCAGTGCCAGAAAACAGGTGGTTGTGGAATTCAAATGCTGTCTTGTCATAAGCCAATGTATTATGGAAGCACAAGCTTATTGAGTAGGGACAGAGCAAGATTGGCGTGGGCAGAGAACAGAGAAGCAAGGTCTACATGCTTAGATGGCCCTAATAATTACAACTATGGAGCTTATAAATGGACTGTTCAACTTGTCACCAACGGTAACCGATTGGAAAAGATACTTTTTCCTATTTTCTGGGGCCTAATGACTCTCAGGTACttttattttctcatcctctgcCCCACTCCTTGATTTCACATATAGTCTTCTATTCTTTTTAgaatgtctttattttctagtcCTTATATCACTATTTCGTCAGTGATTTCACACTATTATACAATCATCAcaacaaaagagagaaaaaaaagctAGCAAAGGAAGACATAGGAAGGGCGAAGGAAATTAAAAAGTATGAAATCTTGTTTCATTCATATAAAACCATAAGATTTTAGGTTAGTTGGTTCATAATGTACATGTTATCATAGTAAACATAGTTTCTATGAAGTTAAAAGGACATATTGTAATATAGGGCAATAAGTGATGTGGAGTTTAAAGAACATATTATAAATACATGAAGTGCCCAAAGAAATTTGAGATTAGGGGTTCAGGATCGAAGAAGATAGCCAAGAACAAAGAATATGAGATGTCTACAATAATTTCTATCGGATAAcatgtaaaaaaatcaaaattaaaaagcTTGTGGTGGGAGGCATGACACTACCACGTGATCCTCTCTCCGTCTCTGAATATTGAGCAACTCTATGGTTTTGTTAAAAACCAATTCGGCCACGAACCATGTTTTTACTACTAATATTTAGTatatgttatttataatatattctTTATGTACTAGAATTTATTTGTAGATAAGTCCTTTTAAAATTAGCATCATTTCATGTCACATACAAATGTTAAGTAAAATATTGTAATCTCAACTATATATATGAAGAGGGAAATAAATACATAATTTCCTCGTGCGAGAACATGAGACAGTTTCATATGACAGAATCATAATCCGCTCTTTTTAACTTGTGAGCCAATTTTCTTTTATCCAGGCAgccataaatataatataaaatcctCTATATGTGTTGACTATAGTGGATATTCATGCACACTCTATCAGTCTATCTTAAATTCTATTGTTGATTTGATAAGCACTTTCGGGAACCTGGAGAGCACAACGGAATGGCTAGAAGTAGTTTTCAACATCATTGTGTTAACCAGTGGCCTTCTTCTTGTCACCATGttgattggaaacatcaaggtAAAATCATAATAACTTAATTGTTGATTCATATGCTATTAATTCATAGTCATTTTTACCTCATGTTGGTTTGGATAATTTAATTTGGTGATGTAAATCTTTGTTGTGACATGTATTGTTTTGATATATTATGGTGTATGGGGCAGGTATTTTTGCATGCAACAACATCAAAGAAGCAAGCGATGCAATTGAAGATGAGGAATATTGAATGGTGGATGAGGAAAAGGCACTTGCCTACAGGGTTTCGGCAGCGCGTGAGGAACTATGAGAGGCAGCGATGGGCTGCAATGCGAGGAGTTGATGAATGTGAGATGACCAGAAATCTCCCTGAGGGACTAAGAAGAGACATCAAGTACCATCTTTGCTTAGATTTGGTGAGACAGGTGCCACTATTTCAACACATGGACGATCTGGTTCTAGAAAACATCTGTGACCGGGTGAAGTCTCTGATATTCACAAAAGGAGAAACAGTAAGTACTAAGTTCCTCTAACTATGTGTTTGGTTTATGTTTTGTCTAGCTAGCAAACTTGCCTTGAACCAGTTTAGAGATATTAAAAAATAAGCATTCACTTGAATTtgatgaaaaatatttatgtgtattttattcataatacttgactagactacaatatatatagactaacaaagagattaaaacaaactaaatctatctaaacctatctctatttaaatagatatcatctctatttaaatagatactaatctaaaatagataaacaaatcttaactatatctcCATGAGATAAGActcataataaactaaatcttaacagatattcaacactccccctcaagctaaaacttacttagctttaagcttgtaacaaaatctaacccaagaagaaaattatcttaatagatatccctTAATAATGACAGTCTTGGCGAATCTCTGAATTGAATAACCTTTCAAACTTCTAGTAAATCCATGGCGGCAAAAGACAACTTCTTATACTTGAAATTGAATAACCTTTCGAACTTCTGCTAAATCCATGGGCAggcaaaagacaacttctcatacttgatctggctgaaattgatgcaagacaaaaaccaattcttctggagtgtcgtagggtagctgagccagcaaacaagggcgaaaaaccagcaacaatacgcccgaaacaaaacaaggctgaagcaacaactcaccaacaacaaccacacagaaataaaacatacttgaggtcgatcgattgatggcttctaagacaaacaatggtgtcaactttgacacagacaactctcaaacattagagagtgggccagcgcaactcgcagctgaagccctaaaaccaaaaccaataACTCTCAACTAGAGAGTGGGTCAGCGCAActcgcagctgaagccctaaaaccagaaaaccaaacaatcgAGACAAAACAAACGAAGGTGACACTGCCACCTtcaaaaccaaattgcataaagtcAGCCAAGATCAATATAATAAGAGCATCTCGAGCAATGAGACGCAAACAACAACTCAAGTCTCAAAAACCAATGTGGAACCTGAGCGTCAAAACAGAGTTAAAActctaaaccaaaccaaacttggCCAACAATGAGAGATGGCACAACACACGTCAAAACAGAGGATCCTTAAAACCAAACCTGGCTGATACACAAAGAGGACCAGCGAAAACAAAGCAGCGGAGATAGCGGCACCAGCGAGAACAAAGCAGCGGAGAGAGCGGCGCAACCTGGCTGATACACAAAGAGGACCAGCGAAAACAAAGCAGCGGAGATAGCGGCGCGTGGACTTCACACGCAGAGAGATGGGAGGCGCGTGGCTTGGAATCCGGCGGCGGTGGCTGACTGTAGTCTCTAAGATATTTAACAATATCTaacacttcccctcaagctagatcatatatatcatatgcatagcttgtaacaaatagTATTAACTCGAGAAGCCGCTGCTGCcggagagagaaattcacacaacacttcccctcaagctagagcatatatatcatatgcatagcttgtaacaaatataattaactcgAGAAATCGCTGCTGCcggagagagaaattcacacacaAACGGAGCACACAATGCAATGCGGTAATCAGAAATTGTAGAGACTTGAAATCGCCCTTCACTGCTTACTCTGTGTGAATACTTCACATGAATTATGAAAAACTGATTTTGAGAAATCACCACAGATGTAAGGATCTTTTTGTGGTTTCCACACCGAAAATTCAGCATCTGAAATCACACATTCCAACCCAACAAACAAGGACAACGACCAGAGGCTCAAATAAGAGCAGAAAAATACCACCAAGCAAGACGAACAAACGTACAAGAGCAAGAGGCTCCAAGAACATAAATCCATATAATCTCTGATTGCAGTAATCAGagtgcagaaacagaaatcTGAGACGCAGCTTCTTTCAATTCCAAAGCCACACATGCTTTAAATATATCTTCAATGGCTTTACTCATGTAGGGCCGGAGGAAATTTGATTCTTCTAGATCTTGAAAAAACGTTAGTAACCTTAACTCCATACATGGTGCTGCATATCATTGCGGCAACTTCATCAAGGGAATAACTAGAATATTTTCCTTCTCcaactttttcttcaattttatttgaagAAGTAACAAAAGAGATAACCTGAAATCACACAATAAAGAGCAAGGGGCTCCAAAAACATCTAACAATACTCTGAATCTAGGCAAAATCGAAAACGGCGGTGAAACAGACCAAATCACCGTGACTGTGGCTGACAAGAACGCAAGAACCAAGAGAACATGGCGAACCTTTCTGTGGAAGCAGCGTCACGAACGACGGCTGGGAAGGCAGCACGTGGAAGGACGTTGATTTGATAGTGGTTGAACATTACTAGGGTTCCAAGACAAAGGGGACCATAATTAGAAAGAAACGAGGCCGTAAGAAAACGGCTAGAACTAACAAGCGGAAGCAAAGTACGAAAAATAAATCCAAGAGATTtggaaagtcaccatgagggggCTCACGGGGGAGGAGCCCCCTCACAGCGGTAGGATCGAaacttgctctgataccaacttgaatttgatgaaaaatatttatgtgtattttattcataatacttgactagactacaatatatatagactaacaaagagattaaaacaaactaaatttatctaaacctatctctatttaaatagatatcatctctatttaaatagatactaatctaaaatagataaacaaatcttaactatatctcCATGAGATAAGActcataataaactaaatcttaacagatattcaactctttagtttagtttagtacatgtttttgtatttgatttagCATTCTAGAAGTCTGGAACCATGGTTTAGACAGTTCTTTAATTAATAGTTTTGCAAAACCATGATTTCCTGATTCTAAAAGTAAAATCATCTGCATTATGAAAATTTTGGGATTTTTACATCAGAATACAGCTAGAACGAGTTTCTATTGTAAAGTAGTCTAGAGTTTGATTCTCACCTTGCTCCCATTCTTCTAATACAGAGCTAGATTTCAGCCCAAGATAAGTAAGCATGGTGCTTGTTGATACTCTCAAATGACTTTTCTGTagcatatttaaatcagatttttttttttcatataattaATTCTAACACCTAGAAGCTACTCAAAGAAACTACTATGCATTattgattttgcctttagaATCAATCCTTGaaggattttcaaacatgctattaaaaAAGTTAGTTGATAACAAAATAGACTAGAATAAAACCTGATGAATGATTGATGCAGATAGCTAGAGAAGGAGACCCAGTTCAAAGAATGTTGTTTGTAGTGAGAGGTCACCTACAAAGCAGTCAAGTCCTGAGAGACGGCGTCAAGAGTTGCTGCATGTTAGGACCCGGAAACTTCAGCGGCGACGAGCTTCTTTCATGGTGCATGAGGAGGCCTTTCGTCGAACGCCTTCCGCTCTCTTCATCCACGCTCACCACACTGGAAACCACAGAGGCATTTGGCCTTGAAGCGGAGGACGTGAAGTATGTGACACAACATTTCAGGTACACTTTTACAAAGGAAAAGGTGAAGAGAAGTGCCAGGTACTACTCACCTGGGTGGAGAACTTGGGCTTCTGTGGCCATTCAACTGGCGTGGAGGAGATACAGACACAGGTTGACTTTGACCTCCTTGTCCTTTATAAGGCCTAGGAGACCCTTGTCACGATCCACTTCTTTAGGAGAGGACAGGCTTCGACTCTACACTGCCCTGTTAACCTCACCAAAGCCTAATCAGGATGATTTTGAGTTTTGAGATTATCAAGATGATGCATGTTGATGTGGGTGGGGAATTTAATTGATTGCTTGGTCTTCTAAGTGGTGAGAAAATTTTATTATGAATCATCTTGTCGGCTTGTAATGTTATATGTTAATTGGTTGTATTTGGGTGTGAAAAGTGgagggtgggggggggggggggtggcaTTTATTGGGTActctatgtttttcttttttgagtAAAATCAATGACAATATATTCATGATATATTGAATCCTCCTTTAAATGGAAATAAAAAAGATACTATTATGAATCCATGACATTTTCAAGCTACAAATTTTAACGCAAAATTTAGTTTTCCACTATATATTTTCTAAAGTGAAGACGTTCACATTGTATAAGATCTTATATACACATATCCCATTTGCATACAGACTAAAGAGCACTTGTTAGAAATTACCTACTAAAAAGAGCATTACATTAAGCTTCAATAAGTGCTATTTGGTCTGCATTCAAACGTTTCTCATTTAATCAGCAGTGCTTAGCAGAAATTAATGATCTAAAAAAAACTGATTATAACAATATTGTTTAGTATAAACTGCAGAATACCAATTTTCAGAGTGTAGTTCACTGCACAGGGCGGTTAAATGATGCTAACTGGCCTACTCTAGATATTCTGTGATCAAATTCAACCAGGTGGGCCATTTGGAAGCAATTCAAACTCTTTAAATATCTTTTCCAATAGCATGAGAATGCATATATGTCTGTATCACTTCAAACCGAAAAATCTCAGTCCACATGCTCTTTGATATGCTGGAGCAGGAAAACTGTGCCTTCTGAAAATATCTCTCCAAAGTAGAAGAACAAATCAAACCCATTTAAGGGTCCAGTTGTTACCATCTGGTTTGCAGCTATCAATTCAGTACCCTATCACCGATTAAAATGGGAAATGCCACATGCAATAGCTGAATTTTTCTGGATGAAATCGGGAGCCGTTGGTGTCACAAGATGCTGCAATATATGATGTGTGAAACTTTAAGGAGTGaacaatcaatctcaaaaatcatattttgttCTTCCACTTCCCAAAATGAGGCATAACATGTCTTCAATGTcaggagaagaagaataaaaatTCCAAGCCTCGAGCATTAGACGTTTCCTTGATCCTTTGAAATGAACTACCTGCATCATACAAATAAACCAGGAACAAATTAGTGTTAAAAGGAAAACTgtctttacaaaaaaaaatccaatttaACTTCAAGCATTCCGCTAGTAATCAGGAATGCATTATACCTTAACATCCAATGGCATGCCATGAAATTGACCAGCACCCTCAGGGGGAGTCCAGTTGTACAGGGCACAGGGTAAGAACAATACTGAAGTACCACCAATGTCTTCAGAGAAAGCAAGTGCTTTGGCAAACCTGCTTGTGTCAAAGTTAGGTTTTGACTTCACAACCCAAGCAAGAGCTAACTGATCACCCAGCATGCGGGAAGCACTCATGTATTTCGAggtataaatttttaaaacctCTTGTAGGAACAGCTTTGCCCTGCATGgattttcaatttaaatttaagaattagtcaccagaaaaaaaaaggagataAATCAGGAAACTGAAAAATATTTAGTCATTTTCAACAATGCTGAGTGGAGAAATAGAatccaggaaaaaaaaaattgaatcattACACCAATGGTAGAGTCAGCTTGCAAATCACCAAAGAAGCGTATCAAAAGTATTTGCATATGTAGGTGTGAAAAACTCTGATAAGTTTGCATTAATGAAACTAAAGCAAATTACAAGTTTTGTTAGTGTCTGTGTGAAAGTGAGTTACTAACTGTTAAAAAATTGTAACTAGTACAGAGTTCAATACAATCAAGCATAAAACTACTGTTCTACAGCTACTTATTACACTAACATGCTCCCTTCAAACTGAGGGGGTGGGGGGCACATGGTACTTTATCAAACACCCTGAGCTTGTCCCTTAAAGCAGTAAATCTGACAGTTGTGAATGGCTGGGTCAGAAGGTCAGAATTCTAAGCATTGGCTGGTCATGACAAAGTGTAAGGGTTAAGGGACTTACTCGGAATCTTTTCTCTcagaaaaaataaatccaaCTCCATATGATCACTACTACGGTGCAAGACAAGGTTATGTGAGAGTGACACTATACTAGGAGGGGTGTTAGAGACATGAATTTGTTGAACTTTGTTGTCACAATAAATCCAGAATCTCTTTTAAAAATCTACATCACCTAGTCAACCTTTTATTGCTATATCAGGAGTTACTTCAAATGATGCTTGACATAAAATAGACAGTGAATATGTTAATGTGTTTCGTTGAATCTTTTTCATAGTTTTGATGGATAATTTGATAAGCCATTGCATTTTCTTCCATGTTTCAGAATACGTTTAGAAACGTGTTAACCAATCGATTGCAATAAATTGAATAAGGTTTTACAGGTTTCTTCCTACAGTACCTTTACGTTACATGAATATGAAAGAgggaatcaattttttttataaggactaaaataatttattttggcTTTTTGCATATTTTAAGGTAGATCTAGAAAGATCTCTATCCAAGCCTTACATATGACTTTCATCGAATACGGCTTTCCACATAAGTCTACATGTCCCTATGAGACCAAGTAAGGAGTTATATTCCCACATAGTTCCACATGCAATTTGCTAGAACagttcaaaaatcaaaatcccaCGTCCATCAAGCATAACGATGTGAGAAGCATTCCAATGTCAACTAACACCGAAATTTTGGAGTCAAAATTTAGTGTAATATATTTTACACTATTAGGAGGCAAGGATAACATCATACTGTAGAAGTTACAGACATTTTCATGTGCAGAGTTTTAAATAGGTTGCACCATATGGTTCATGGGTAGCGTATAGTGCAAAACTTTAAACACAACACGGAcctaaaatacatttttttcttctccCAAAGAAATCTGAAATGAGTATATCAAGCAATTAGTTGCAGGTCCCGTGTTGGATCCAAAAAGAAGTAAATGCATGTCTGATGCTTAAACAAAGTCAAAGCTGCAGAAATACTGGCCAAAAGAAGCAGTATCcaattttttaatctttttgtAGTATGTTATATAATTGCAA
This portion of the Lotus japonicus ecotype B-129 chromosome 3, LjGifu_v1.2 genome encodes:
- the LOC130745498 gene encoding cyclic nucleotide-gated ion channel 4-like; protein product: MATTTITTTTTERDISRASRMHDYTTTDDEDEDVVEDSEEDNQEEREERGGADDSTVKQGWLCGGGRRLAAVDTRGKWLEEWNRAYLLVCAAGLFVDPLFFYALSVSDSCMCLFVDGWFAVTVTVLRSMTDALHLWNILLRFKMPKRNSGFGSVAPRGSVALTYLRSRRGFFLDLFVILPIPQIVLWVVIPSLLEKGSTTEVMTVLLIMFLFQFLPKIYHSVSHLRRTQNLSGFIFGTVWWGIALNMIAYFVASHAAGACWYLLGMQRAAKCLKEQCQKTGGCGIQMLSCHKPMYYGSTSLLSRDRARLAWAENREARSTCLDGPNNYNYGAYKWTVQLVTNGNRLEKILFPIFWGLMTLSTFGNLESTTEWLEVVFNIIVLTSGLLLVTMLIGNIKVFLHATTSKKQAMQLKMRNIEWWMRKRHLPTGFRQRVRNYERQRWAAMRGVDECEMTRNLPEGLRRDIKYHLCLDLVRQVPLFQHMDDLVLENICDRVKSLIFTKGETIAREGDPVQRMLFVVRGHLQSSQVLRDGVKSCCMLGPGNFSGDELLSWCMRRPFVERLPLSSSTLTTLETTEAFGLEAEDVKYVTQHFRYTFTKEKVKRSARYYSPGWRTWASVAIQLAWRRYRHRLTLTSLSFIRPRRPLSRSTSLGEDRLRLYTALLTSPKPNQDDFEF